CAGATGCCTAGCGACATTATACTGTACCATGCAACTCGCGAGTTTGTTTTTTCACTCACAATCCTCATCTCCGCTTCTCTGCAATGTAGTGAAAAGGGAGAGAAAAAGCAATTTTGATCTCTTCTCGAGATTTTTAAACAATGTAGATGTTCGTTCATTAAGTTTTTACCTGTCTTTTAGGTAAAGTAGATTCTCGTGAATGCCCTCAACTGCACCTTCAAGTTTCCTAAGCTCCAACTCCACACCCTAAGATTTAAGGCATAGTGGCGTTAAAAACTATTGGGAAACAGAGAGCTAGTAGCTCTTCTTACCTCAATCTTCTCTTTTCTAGCAATGGAGTCCCAATCCTTGGCTgcgattccagttttccagtcaAGGTTGATGCTAATGTCTTTGTTACCATGACTGTTTCCTACGGGCTCGAAACAAGCCAAGTAGGTTCCTGATTCTTGGGTTGTAAACGCAAATTGACCATGCGTTGTGTTGTCGCTGTGGTGCAAAACGTTTCCATATGGTGATGTAACCTACAATACAATACaatacaatacaatatataatttctttcttgTCAATGTCCTCTTCAAAGGGTTGAGATGCCTCATAAACCTACATTCATCTAAAGCATGTATGCATCTATGTTGAGCACGTCTTCCTAACACATGTGATTACAGTTTCTACTATAATCCATCAAGCTATGTGGTAGCATGAAGAGTCAATTGGTAGTGGAAAACTTAACAAGATACATAATTACACCATTCATCTTCAATCACACACTTTGTTGATCAAGCTCACAAACATAGAGACATTACTAGAAAATCTCGTCTTCTCTTCCCATTTAATCACATAATAATGCTTAAGCTCAAGAACAGACTACATTCAAATACATCTATTTTCACAACCCTTGTGCCCAATATGTTTCTCTGATCAAGTGATCATATTCGCAAAAATCTCTAATAATCTTCCATGAAGCAGATACATGGTTTATTAGTTTCACTCCATGAAGGTGAAAGTAAATGCACATCTAGAACGAACAAAGAAACGCCTGTATTcacattatttttcaaaataaggAAGCTATAATCCGAACAATCAATGCACAATTTATAGAAAGTTAGGTCGAATTCACATTACCATAGACAATAAATTTCCTATAATAGTAAGAGATCGAAGCAGAGAGAGAGTCCAGATTCGAATCTAGAAACCAATTTTACCTTAACGGAGACAGTGGGGAAGATGGAATGCTCGTCGGAGATGACGAGGTAATCTGCCAAGACGACGACCTTACTCTGGATTTCCTCCGAGACGCACTTTGTTCCCGTCTTAGGTATGTTGAGCCACACGGCTTCACTGACTGGAATTAGCTCCGGCGTCAGAAGGAAAAAGAGAGCTGAAAGGAGTGAGAACGTCGTCGCAAACTCAGGCTGCATCTTCTTCAAACTTTTTCCCCGATTGAGATTGGATGTAAGTAGTCAgatcttgttttcttttattctaCCAACgagatttattttctttctcatttcattaagagaaaaagacaaaaatagcactaaatcaagtttatgtttccaaactagcacttaaggtcaaaaatcacaaaaatagcacttaatattttatcaaaaatcacaaatttagggtttagagttaaagggtggggtttaggatttagggtttagggtttagagtttagggtttagggtttagattttagaatttagggtttagggtttagagtttagagtttagggtttagagtttagggtttatggtttatggtttagggtttagggtttagagtttagggtttagggtttagagttgagaaatgaggttttggggataagatttcaaattttgaaaaataaaaaaatttaaattttcaaacgATAAATTTAGAAaggtgttattttggtcattttagtttttgagtgctatttttgtgatataaacttagaaatgtgctattttggagatttgccatTTCATAAATCCACTAAGCtctgaatatatataatttttattaattttctgaAATCTTCCTTTTttgatcacttttttttttgttgctaaaatcttcttaatttttaatcatttaagaGAAAGTTCAGCCTATTACCcaattttttgtgtgttttttttacaaGTTACAAGGCTAAACTCTATTTAAcctgtgtatatatatgttcatttGCAACCTTGATTATATAGTACTTTTGGATTTGGAATTTTAAAAGGGTTTATTTAAAGGCTTATTTGTGAACTAGCCATGTTTTGAATACAAATTAGGTGAATgtcattgattttgacataatataatttcagaTATTTATGTCATAAAGTGTCCggttatgtctttttttttttgtaggtatCAGCTAATTGTGTTGGAGTGAATAACGTGAccaatagaatatatataagttCAATAGCACTTTAAAACTatctataattttttcattttttctcttcttatgaCAAGTGGTAGGGGGTTTGATGACATGTGTTcccatatattttttgtttttacattttaggtcattcttcttttacatttttacaaTTTGGCTTAATACTTTCTAATTGTGCCATAAAATCTTTCTCACACTAACCattattatatgaaattttataatctattttattggtcaGTTAAATTgaagatgaataaaaaaatataataaaaatatattttaaatattttatttattcataaataaaaaataacataaactttttttttgatattttctactattttatttacaaattataaatttatttgactattaaaaactataaaataactaaactaaaaaaactagAGTACAATACATAATCTAAACCTAAATTTCCAAAATCACAAAGAAAATGCAAAATACTATAGTAACACTAACTCAGTAAAAGTCTGGAACACAAATGAACGCGATCAAGCACCaacccaaaaaataaaataaaaacggaTCAGAAGGAGAATAATCAATGGAAGATAACAGTCACCATGAAGCACGAAAACACATGCCTAaagcacaaccaccagctaagagTTAAGAAGCACCTCACAAACAAACAACCACATACAAGGCGCTCATTGCCAACGAAGAATCACAAAGCTCTGAATAGAAgagaccaaagctccaagagactaacttcacacacctataccaagggaagcatgaaaagaagaaaaacaacataAATGAGGGAGAATGGAAGGTAACCACAAAGAAACCAAATCTCAAGTTTGAGACAAGAAATAATCTTCCAAGCCCACGTAACATACACAAAggaaaacactatccaaacctggagtggcaaacatggcggAATAGAGAGCCACCGGAGACGCAGCCAGCGATGAAAAGTGTAAcgagatgagagaacaaagagggAAAAGGAGAGTACAAAAAATCAATAAACTGTGGAGCCATCCTCGATCTATGAAGAGAACATAAAAGTCAAATCAgcaaaaactagatcttgaaaaccaagacgagaaGTGACTATCAACGACAAGCCAACTACGAGGAAGACAACATTAAAGACAACTAAACTCTGACCAATCCAAGGAGATGTAGTTCCTAACATTTGCCAAatttaaggaagaagaggacaaATATTGACCAGAACAGCGTACAACATCACgagaaacaaccgcacaactgGGAACTCATAAACCTGATCTACAACAAATATTAGATAATCTCacaagagaaaaagaagaggaaaaacaagagaaacgaaggtgagtctttttccggtgatggtAAGAAACATCGCACACTGGAAATGTAAACGAAATACATAGATGGTGATGGCTCAAGTCAAAATATGCGGAGAAGGAAAAAACATCTTAGGAGAATAATGTTCGACGTTGTTAACAAAAAGAATAGTgttcaaaaatgtgaaaatattaaatacaatGTTGACACTTAAACCGTTAATGTTAGAATCAATAAATgcttaaatgaaaatttattgaaattcaagATGCTTTACATCAGAAGCTCATTTCACCACTAACATACACATAATATTGAAAAtacaaacacataatatattaacctaTAACCTAATACTACATCACACAATAAAATACTAAATCATGCTCTTCACAAATAAATAATGACCATATAATTACATCATTCAAAAACATCATacttaacaacaataaaataatattccgcgcgaagcgcggacaccccCTAGTTTCAAATAAAAGAAGGAGGAACCATCCACGTATACTTTTGTTGACCACATACATATGCATGAGTGTTTTATTCCATATCAACGAAGTAGTATAGGATTATAACTCCACCTACAACTCATTAATACTAAACGTATCCAAATCACAATCTTACCACCACGACCCTTAAATATTAAGCCCTAAATTTTAATCAGtaaaccataaatccaaatataaaccataaactcaaatataaaccaaaaatccatatagaatggaacaaagaaaataacataGCACATATTAGTGAATTTATTGAATGTCTATGATTGTAAAGAAAAAGTTAATGTTGACACTAACCATACTCCCTTACCTtataaatactaaactctaatcactaaactcttacctaaatataaaccctaaatccaaatataaaccctaaatccaaatataaaccctaaacccaaatagaatagaacaaaatacatagtatagtacatattggtgaacAAAATACCACTTTCTTTATTAATCATCAAATGGAACGATACACGATAGGGGCACAATCAAACCTCAACCAtaccttccaaatactaaaccctaaatcttaattcctaaactctaaacccaagtataaaccctaaactcaaatagaatggaacaaaatacatagtatagtacatattggtgaacAAAATAACACTTTCTTTATTAATCATCAAATGAAACGTTACATGATAAATTAGTATAGTAACATACTATTTCACATTACATAACATGAATAAAACATTCATAATacatattgttttacatttctattccataCGCATAAAATAGTATAGAATACAATGTTACAAAAACTGTTCATCTTCTCCGATCAATTCAAGAACATTCACAGCAAGAAAGATATGTGTAATTGACGACATCCATGGGAATAGTACATGTAACCGCCACGTAAACCGAAGAGAATAAAGCAATTGAAGGAAGAGTTGACGAACCTCGCGGCGACTCCATAGATTTCAGATGCGCAATGCTTTTCCGTCAGTAGCCAAGCGAGCCGTTGCAGATGGGCATCTCCTACGCAAATCTACTCCATAAATGGTTTTGGTAGTTACTGTGGATCAAAAATGGGGAAAAACAACTCAGTATGTGATTCTCCAAAGGCCACGATGTATGTGTGTTAGGTAAGTATTattactttagtttttttttgtttacaggtTTTACCGGTTGTGTAAGAGGGCATAGTagcattattatataaaatatatatggtgTATTGGTGTATTAGGTAAAATAGCTACTCTGCCAATTACCCTTTTTTCGTTGCTATAGGCTCCAATTTCCCTTTATTTAAATGACTCCTACGGATCGATATCCATTATTTACATCTCAGTGAcacaaaattcataaaaattcaTGAATCTCATTTTACTTCCCTCCACATTTCTTACATTTATTCTCTGCAATAATGCCTCTTTTGATCATCGAAGAACCTACCAAAAGAGGTTCATTGACTACCTTCTAGAGGAAGAGCTTAAACTATGGTGAACACTTAATGTTGCAAATACATCGGTTCTAGTCAAATGCCAAAGGAAATAAAGCTATCTTGTGGATTTTGGCTATGGCGAACCTGATTTAGTAGAGTACTGGCATGTTCTCTCTCTGGTAGCCACATAGACTCAGTTCGGGTTTTGTCATGCTCAGTTCTAGTTtaataacattttcaaaaatcagCTGAGCCAATATaatttcgggtttcggttttaacatatttttttgtacttagtcaaacctgaaaacaaaataaagatcgAGTGAAACAATggccaaaatttttaaaaatttgaagtgAAAAATGCTTTAGTCACAACTATTTTTGGTTATAGTGTAATTTTGACAAATGAAATTAgtaaataacacaaaaaaaaattagaaaacaaaattcaaaactatATATGTGCAAACATATTATATCTGATAAATCCCAAAGCGATAACAAATTGAATCCGATAAATTCGACTATATAGAAAAAAGAGGAGCATCAAATaccgatttttttttggattcaaACAGagtaaatcaatttaaaaaaaaaaaagcaataaaaAGGAATTCAAATCCATACGTAAATAGGCCCACATCAGTGATTGGGAAGCCTTCACAAAACTACTATGAAAAGTTTAGTAGTAATTGTCAAGTTGAAGAAAACGACCACCGGATAGGGATGTTGTCGTGGGCTCCTATCTAAAGGGTTAACCCGGCCTGCACATGATTTTATAATcctaaatacatattttttaggTTATGATTGTTTggatgatttttagattttagattttggtttttggtttttggtttttagtttctggattttagtttttgatttttgatttctgcagtagattttagtttttagaaaaaCACGAATgatgattttagtttttagtttttagaaaaCACGAATgatgattttagtttttagtttttagaaaaCACGAATGATGATTTTAGTTTTCAGtttttggttttcgttttaaaaattaataaaatatttattttaaatttattgtttttgattttgttgtagtttagttttagaaaaaaacatgactagtgatcttttagttttaatttcactatatttttttaagaaattgaaatattaattattacttgtggtttttgcaaatatgactcaaaacttaaagtcaaacacaaaattaacccatgttttttttgaaactt
This genomic stretch from Brassica napus cultivar Da-Ae chromosome C9, Da-Ae, whole genome shotgun sequence harbors:
- the LOC106390782 gene encoding transmembrane emp24 domain-containing protein p24delta4, with product MQPEFATTFSLLSALFFLLTPELIPVSEAVWLNIPKTGTKCVSEEIQSKVVVLADYLVISDEHSIFPTVSVKVTSPYGNVLHHSDNTTHGQFAFTTQESGTYLACFEPVGNSHGNKDISINLDWKTGIAAKDWDSIARKEKIEGVELELRKLEGAVEGIHENLLYLKDREAEMRIVSEKTNSRVAWYSIMSLGICIVVSGLQILYLKQYFERKKLI